TGATcccccaggcaggagcaaagGGGGGGCAAGaggggggggaattgggggatggggaggcattgggggtccgggggggacaagagggacctggggggggtcttggggggacaaaaaggacctggggggtcctgggggggtcttgggggggacAAGAGGGGCCTGGGGGGTCCAGGGGGGACaaaagggacctgggggggtcctgggggggggggccacgggggtggaggggggggtctgggggggacaAGAGGCACCTGGGGGGTCCAGGGAGGGACAAAATGGAGctggggggtcttgggggggcggaagggggtgtgggggggacaAGAGGCACCTGGGGGGGTCCAGGGAGGGACAAAATGGAGctggggggtcttgggggggcGGAAGGGGTTGTGGGGGGGACAAGAGGCACCTGGGGGGGTCCggaggggggacaggggggtggaggggggtcggggggggggaacaagaGGGAccttgggggtcctggggggatCTCGGGGGGGGTCCTTGGTGTTCTTGGGATGGGGGGCCCTCGGGTCCCATGTccccgtccgtccccccccccctcaatttCCCGcagggggggccctggggggctTCGCCGTGGCCTCCTGGGGCTTCAGCACCTGGCGCGGCCCCGACCTGCGCCTGGGGGAgctctgggtgccccccccactGCGAGGTGGgaccgccccccaccccccattttgggggacccagctgtgtgtgtcccccccattttgggggacTCAGGTGTCtgtctgtgtcccccccccaggacaaGGCAttgaggagctgctgctgcggAAGGTGGCACAGGTAAGGGGGAcaggggtgcccccccccccagcacccactgactccccccagcacccactgccccccccaggTGTCCAGGGGAAGCAgggtgtcccccctcccccaagggacccaggcatcagggtgcccccccccccacccaaaagCCACCCAGGGGTccgggtgccccccccaaccccaagggctttgggtgccccccccaaaagccaccCAGGgctctgggtgcccccccccccaaaagacaCCCAGGGCTCTGGGTGCCCCCCCTCAACCCCAAGGGctttgggtgccccccccaaaagccaccCAGGGctttgggtgcccccccccaaaagccaccCAGGGGTCCGGGtgcccccccccgaccccaaGGGTTTGGGTGCCCCACCAAAAGGCACCCAGGGctttgggtgccccccccccaaaactgacGCTGGGGTTTGGGTGCCGCAGGTGGccgtggctggggggggctcccaGCTGCGGGTGGAAGCGCCGGGACCCTGgactccccccctgccccccctgccGGGGGTCACCGACCTGGCCCGGGCCGAGGGCTGGCGCCCCGTCACCTTCGGGGGGGCCACCATGGCCAGACtggggggcacccagccccCCGGGGGGGCACCCTGAGGGCACCCCAATAGCTGGGTGCTTCGGGGGCACCCATGTGTTGGGGGGGGCACTCTGATGtctgggggaccccccccaaaaaaataaagctccGCCCCTTTTGGGTGTCTCGCCTTGGGGTCCTactgggggatttggggtggtctctcccctccccccaactgctccatcccagtgctcccagtgcccccccgCACCTCCACTGCCACCAGCACTCCCACtgcccccagtgtccccagtgctcccagtacctCCAGTATCCCCAGTACCCCATTATTCCTAGTGTCTCCAGTACCCCCAGTACCTCCAGTACCCCCAGTATCCCCAATGTCACTGGTACCTCCAGtgcccccagtgctccccagtacccccagtacCACTGGTATGTCCAGTACTGCCCAGTACCTCCAGTATCGTATCCCCAAtgctcccagtatccccagcacccccagtgctgctggtaCCTCCATTGCTCGCCAGTATTTCCAGCACCCCCGGTATTCCCAGTGCCGCCGCTACCTCCAGTGCTCCCCAGTACCTCCCATATCGtatccccagtgctcccagtatccccagtgcccccagtatccccagtgctgctggtaCCTCCAGCGCTCCCCAGTACCTCCCGTATcatatccccagtgctcccagtatccCTGGTGCCGCCGGtacccccagtgctcccagtaccgCCAGCACGTCCGTTCTGGAGCCCGGCCCCTTTATTGCGCGCCGGCGGCGGTGACGGCGGCGCGGTCGAGCCGCGCCAGGCGGGCGCAGCGGCGGGCGGCGACGCCGCCGTAGACGCGGTAGCGGTGGTTGAGCGCCCGGCGGCCGTGGAGGCCGTAGCGGGTGCCCAGGGCCCCCTGCGGCGCCGGCACCCCGAAAAGCACGCGCCGCACCCGCGCGTGCACCAGCGCCATGGCGCAGAGGGCGCACGGCTCCCGCGTCAGGTAGACGTCGCAACCGGCGCACAGGTACCCGCCatcgccgccccgccgccgccgccgcgccacGGCCGCCAGGCAGGCGATGGCGGCGTGGGCCAGCGGGTGCTCGCCGCGGCGGCCGTCGTGGGCCGTCGCCAGCACGCGGCCGGTGGCCGGTTccaccgccgccgcgcccgccggcACCATcccgcgccgcgccccgcgccgcgccgccgccaaCGCCGCTCGCATGGCGCCGGCCGCCGCCGTCGCCTCCGCGGCGTCCAACGGCGGCGGCGACGGcgccaccgccgccgcgccgcctcgCCGCACCCACGGCCACAGGgccgccgccgtcgccgccACCGTCTCCGGGCCTTGCGCCGGCGTCCGGCCCGGCACCTTGACGCGGAAAGGGGGGCCCAGCCCCCGCGGGGACACCCCGGGGCCCAGCAGCACCcgcagcggcggcagcggggcggcGTCGGCGTTCCCGGTCACGGGATCGGGTCCGAGGCTGGTGGCGACATCGGTGACGTCGCCAGTGTTGGCGTTCCCGGTGACGCAGCCGGATCCAGGGCTGGCGGTGACGTCGCCGGTGTTGGTGTCCCTGGTCACGGGAtcggggccggggctggcggtgACGTTGCCGGTGTTGGTGTCCCCGGTCGCGCAGCCGGATTTAGAGCCCGCGGTGGCCCTGGTGATGTCGGTGTCAGTGCCGGTGTCGGTGTCCCCGGTCGCACAACCGGACCCAGGGCCGGCGGTGGCCTCGGTGACGTCGCTGGTGTCGGTGTTCCCGGTCAGGCGGCCGGCGCTGGTCTCGGTGACGTCGGTGGCAGCGCCGGTGTCGGTGTCCCCGGTCCCATAACCGGACCCACAGCCGGCGGTGGCCTCGGTGACATCGTCGGTGACATCCTCGGCGGCTCCTGGGTGCGGGGTGGCAGCCGTGTCGGTGGCTCCGGCACCGGCTGTGTCCCCGACAGCCCTTGTGTCCCGGAgacccccagcatccccagtgctcccagtacctCCAGCGTCCCCAGCCCCCCTCAGTtctcccagtccccccatcccagtgctcccagtccccccctcagtgctcccagccccctcccagtgctcccagtcccccccccgTACCCCGTCCGGGTCCCAGCTGGCTGTCgaggcagaggagcagagcggcccccccgggccccccccgcaCCCTCTTGAGGTGGGGGAGGCGATGGAGGGGCCGGGCCCTCCCCACCTCCCGCACCAGCCGCTCCGTCTCCCCCCGCAGCAGCAGGGGGgccgccaccccccccagcaccggcAGCGGCCCCCCCTCGCCCTCCCAGGGCACCCCCCAGGGCGGGGGGTCCTcgccgggggggggcaccccctcttcttcctcctcctcctcttcctcttcctcttcttcttcctcttcaggcGGCTTCTGCTGGGGCTCCATCGGCCTGCCctgtggggggggtgtgtttgtgggacccccccccagtgacaccccccccaatgggtcccccccaccccagagaACCCCtacagaccccccccccatagGGACCCTCCCCAATGGGACCCCCCCAGAGACCCCCCTATAGGGACCAGCCCTCCCAGAGACCCCCCCAAtgggtcccccccaccccagagaCGCCCCCACCCAAGAGACTCCCCCCCCAATGggtcccccccaaccccagggcccccccaatGGGTGTCTGTGTccccccagagaccccccctATAGGAAccagccccccccaaagccccccccatAGGGACCCCTCCCCAAAGACACTCCCCCCCATagggtccccccaccccagggtccccccagaccccccccaccccagagacccccccaATGGGTGTCATCCCCCCTAAAGACCCCCCCAtaggacccccccaccccagagccccccccaatGGGACCCCCCCGACACCCCCCTATAGGAACCAGCCCCCCACATagggtccccccaccccagggaccccccccagcccccccaatgggtgtgtgtcccccacaggacccccccccaccccagggcccCCCCGTGACCCCGCGGTGaccccgcggcccccccccctccacgtGCCGCCCtcaccccccgccgccgccgtcgccgccgcctcggccccgcccccgcgcgcTCATTGGTCAGCGCTACCGACCGTGGCGGAAGTTCCGCGCTGGGCTCTCAGAGGGCGGAACCACCGAGATGGGCGGCTGGaagggcgcggggcggggggggagagcgCCGCCTGGCGGTGGGAGGGCAGCGCACCAGTCGGCGCCGGTTTGCGCCAGTAGGACGCTAGTGTGCGCCAGTTTGCACCAGTTTGCACCAGTTTGCACCAGTATGGCACCAGTGTGCACCCGTGGGCAACAGCAGAACACCAGTTTGCACCAGTATGGGCACCAGTATGCGCCAGTTTGCACCAGTAGACACCAGTAGACACCAGTATGCACCAGTAGGACACCGGTATGCACCAGTTTGCACCAGTTTGCACCACGATGGCACCAGTGTGCACCCGTGGGCAACAGTAGGGCACCAGTATGCACCAGTATGGGCACCGGTATGCACCCCAGTTTGCACCAGTAGAAGCCAGTATGCGCCAGTACACACCAGTAGGATGCTGGTAGGACACCAGTTTGCACCGGTAAGACACCAGTAGGACACCAGTAGGACACTAGCATGCGCCAGTTTGCACCAGTAGACACCAGTATGCGCCGGTATAGCACCAGTGTGCAGCCGTGGGCAACAGCAGAACACCAGTTTGCACCAGTAGGACATCAGTATGTGCCAGTTTGCACCAGTAGACACCAGTACGAGCCAGTACACACCATTAAACACCAGTTTGCACCAGTAGGACACCAGTATGCACCAGTATGCCCCAGTTTGCACCAGTACGCACCAGTATGCACCCGTGGGCAACAGCAGGGCACCAGTATGCACCCCACTTTGCACCAGCAGGCACCAGTATGCACCAGTAGACACCGGTAGGACACCAGTAGGATGCCAGTACAGCACCAGTCTGTGCCAGTATGCACCAGTTTGCACGAGTATGGCACCAGTATGCACCCGTGGGCAACAGCAGGGCACTAGTATGCGCCAGTTTGCACCAGTAGACACCAGTGGGCAACTGTAGAACACCAGTATGTGCCAGTAGGACACCAGTATGGCACCAGTATGTACCAGTATGCACCAGTGTGCACCAGTAGGATGCCAGTAGGCACCAGTACAGCACCAGCAGGACACTAGTATGCACCAGTTTGCACCAGTACATGAGTAAGACACCAGTAGGCACCAGTTTGAACCAGTATATGCCAGCAGGCACCAGTATGGAGGAGTAGGACACCAGTAGGCACCAGCATGCACCAGTAGGACAGCAGTAGGACACCAGTATGCGCCAGTTTGAACCAGTAGAACACCAGTTTGCACCAGCAGGACACCAGCATGCACCAGTATGTGCCAGTTTGCACCAGTAGGGTAGCAGTAGGCGCCAGTATGGCACCAGCAGAACACTAATATGCACCAGTTTGAACCAGTAAGACACTAGTAGGCACCAGTATGCGCCAGTAGGGACCAAGAGGGCACCCGTAGGACACTAATTGGGcaccagtatggaccagtatgTACCGGTAGGGAGCAGTAGGACACCAGTAGGATGCTGGTAGGCACCAGTTTGAACCAGTACGGACCAGTAGGGAGCAGTGAGACACCAGTAAGACACCAGTAAGACACCAGTAAGACACCAGCAGGCACCAGTTTGCACCGGAAGGATAACAATGTGCACCAGTAAGGCACCAGTAGGGCACCAGTAtacaccagcagcagctgcccagccCCGTCCCTGCGCAGGGGGGTCACTGGGAGcagactgggagcactgggggggtACAGGGGAGGTACTGGGaacactgggaggggactgggaggggactgggagcactgggggggtactgggagggTACAGGGGAGGTACTGGGAACACTGGGGGaacactgggaggggactgggagcagactgggagcactggggggggcactgggaacaCTGGGAGGTCACTGGGAGCACTCGAgggtactgggagcactggggagggggggcgtgGCCCGTCACTGGGGGCGTGCCCCGGGCGGTGGGGGCGTGGCCCGACTTTGGGGGCGTGACGCGGGCTGGAGACGGGTGGGCGGGGCTCAGCTCGGGATGGGGGCGTGTCCTGGCGTTGGGAGGCGTGTCTTTGGCGTTGGGGGCGTGGTCTGTGGGCGGGGCCGTGGCCCAGCATCGCGGACGGGACTTGGCTTCGTGGGCGGGGCTCGGCTCGGAGGGGGGCGTGTCCCGGCGGTGGGGGGGCGTGTCCCGGCGCGGTGGGCGTGTCAGACGTAGGCGTTCCGCCCGTACTTGTCCCCGAggccggggggggaggggcggggggggctgggggggggggcagcgagtgagggggggggcaaggggcaccccacccccaccccgccccgtCCCCACCCCCGCggcagggcggggcgggggcggggcttcCCCGAttttggggggcgggggtgtgaatttttttattttttggggggggggggttccccctCACCTGGAGCGCTCGGGGGGGCCCCGGGCGGAGGCCAgcagccccgccccccccacgATCGCCAGCgcccctccccccgccgccagcAGCACCCCCGGGCCTGGCTCGTAcctggggggcagggaggggtgtcacccccccacccctcccccaaCACCCCGGACCCCTCCCccccagcgcccccccccctccccgagccccccacagccccccagtacccccccatagcccccccagccccccagtaccccccagtatccccctatagccccccacagccccccagtaccccccatTACCCCCTCATTACCCCCCATTaccccccatagccccccccagccgcccattaccccccagtaccccccatTACCCCTCCATTacccccccatagccccccagtacccccccccagcccccccagcacccaccgggCTCCGCCGTGCTGGGGGTCGAAGAACTCCCGGGTGACGGCGGCCGCGAACCAGCTGGCGGCTGCCAGAGCCCCCAGGCCTGGGGGGGGACCCACGGGTGCTGCCCCACTGCGCCCCACGGCACCCATCGGCACCCCgtagcccccccccagcaccccatagAACACCCCTAGCCCCCCCCATAGcgccccccagcaccccatggCACCCCACAgaagccccccagcacccctcgtCTCACCCCACgtcaccccacagcacccatcAGCACCACGTCGTGCCCCCCATATCCCCCCCAGAGCACCCCCATGTCACCCCATACCCCCATATCCCCCCCAGAGCACCCCATGTCACCCCATATCCCCCCATAGCACCCCACATCCTCCATATCACCCCCAAATcaccccatagcccccccccGAGCACCCCATCGGACCCCCAGCACCACATATCCCCCCTGCATCACCCCACGTCACCCCATCTCACCCCAtatcccccaaaacccccatgTCACCCCCATAGCACCCCCTACATCCCCCCATAACCCCCATAGCACCCCCTACATCCCCCCATACCCCCCATACTCCCCTGTACCCCCCATccccccacagcaccccatagaaccccccacatccccccatATGCCCCTGTACCCCCCATACCCCCCATatcaccccccagcacccccgaTAACCCCCATATCCCCCTGTACCCCCATACTCCCCCATATCCCCCCATGTCACCCCCATAGCACCCCACAGAACCCCCCATCCCCCATacccccccatacccccccaTATCACCCCTCAGCACCCCCATAGCACCCCATAGAGCCCCCCATACCCCCTATATCCTCCCATATCCCCCCATAGCACCCCAATATCCCCCCATacccccccacatccccccttATACCCCCAAtatccccccacacccccctatatccccccagcaccccccacatccccccatGTTACCCCCCATATCCCCTCTATATCCCCCCATACCCCCCGTACTCCCCCATATCCCCCCATAGAACCCCAATATccccccatacccccccccacccccccttataccccccacatccccccatACCCCCCGTACTCCCCCATATCCCCCCATGGAcccccccatatccccccaTATCCCCCCAATATCCCCCCATACCCCCATATTACCCCCCCATATCCCCTCTATATCCCCCCATACCCCCCATACTCCCCCATATCCCCCCATAGAccccccccatatccccccctacccccccacccccccctatgcccccctaccccccccaccccctcccagtgcccccagtgcccccgtaccggccagcagcagcagcccccccccgcagcccggACTCTCCTCCTGGGCCCGGCGCCCCCCCCCAGGGcgacccccgccccccccagcgccgccgccgccgccgccagcagcCGGCTGCCCTGCAGGTACCCTGGGCACGGACACGGGGGTCagcggcagcccccccccacgGGGACCCGCGGGGAACCCCCAGCCCCGCGtgtccccccaaatccccccacatccccatgtcgtcccccccccagtatccccccacgtccccaatGGCCCCATGGCCCCCCACGTCCCACATCACCCCAcgtcccccccgtgtccccccacatcccccccagccccccatgtccccatgtccccccactttcccccatgtcccccccatgtcccacATCCCCCTAAGACCCCcacgtccccgtgtccccccgtgtccccatgtcccccatgtccccacatcccccccagacccccatgtccccccatgtccccccaattcccccatggcccccccatgtccctgtgtccccccaccccatgtccccatgtccccccatatCCCTGTGTCCCCCATGTGTCCCCcacatgtccccatgtccccccaaatcctcccacATCCCAATGTCCCCCCCAATATCCCCCCACGTCCCACATCACCCCACgtccccccaatgtccccatgtcccccatgtccccccacttccccccacgtccccccccATGTCTCCCCCATTGCCacatcccccccagccccccatgtccctgtgtccccccatgtccccccatgtgTCCCCTCTTTCCCCCACGTCCCCACAtgccccccagacccccacgtccccatgtccccccatatCCCtctgtcccccatgtcccccccatgtccccatgtccccccatgtccccccccacgtccccccatcccccccagacccccacgtccccatgtccccccacgTCCCtctgtcccccatgtcccccccacgccccccccccattaCCGGGCAGGGTGATGAGGGAGATGAGGGGGACGCAGGACGTCAC
This Buteo buteo chromosome 12, bButBut1.hap1.1, whole genome shotgun sequence DNA region includes the following protein-coding sequences:
- the LOC142037785 gene encoding thialysine N-epsilon-acetyltransferase-like isoform X1, whose amino-acid sequence is MAWGVRACTRRDCARLREMVRDWVTLEPGPEPERELPSEEALCRELLEGQPPPVVLVAVGPPGGALGGFAVASWGFSTWRGPDLRLGELWVPPPLRGQGIEELLLRKVAQVAVAGGGSQLRVEAPGPWTPPLPPLPGVTDLARAEGWRPVTFGGATMARLGGTQPPGGAP
- the LOC142037785 gene encoding thialysine N-epsilon-acetyltransferase-like isoform X2, with amino-acid sequence MAWGVRACTRRDCARLREMVRDWVTLEPGPEPERELPSEEGGALGGFAVASWGFSTWRGPDLRLGELWVPPPLRGQGIEELLLRKVAQVAVAGGGSQLRVEAPGPWTPPLPPLPGVTDLARAEGWRPVTFGGATMARLGGTQPPGGAP
- the LOC142037785 gene encoding uncharacterized protein LOC142037785 isoform X3; this translates as MAWGVRACTRRDCARLREMVRDWVTLEPGPEPERELPSEEALCRELLEGQPPPVVLVAVGPPGQGIEELLLRKVAQVAVAGGGSQLRVEAPGPWTPPLPPLPGVTDLARAEGWRPVTFGGATMARLGGTQPPGGAP
- the ADAT3 gene encoding putative inactive tRNA-specific adenosine deaminase-like protein 3, yielding MEPQQKPPEEEEEEEEEEEEEEEEGVPPPGEDPPPWGVPWEGEGGPLPVLGGVAAPLLLRGETERLVREVGRARPLHRLPHLKRVRGGPGGAALLLCLDSQLGPGRGAAEDVTDDVTEATAGCGSGYGTGDTDTGAATDVTETSAGRLTGNTDTSDVTEATAGPGSGCATGDTDTGTDTDITRATAGSKSGCATGDTNTGNVTASPGPDPVTRDTNTGDVTASPGSGCVTGNANTGDVTDVATSLGPDPVTGNADAAPLPPLRVLLGPGVSPRGLGPPFRVKVPGRTPAQGPETVAATAAALWPWVRRGGAAAVAPSPPPLDAAEATAAAGAMRAALAAARRGARRGMVPAGAAAVEPATGRVLATAHDGRRGEHPLAHAAIACLAAVARRRRRGGDGGYLCAGCDVYLTREPCALCAMALVHARVRRVLFGVPAPQGALGTRYGLHGRRALNHRYRVYGGVAARRCARLARLDRAAVTAAGAQ
- the LOC142037784 gene encoding uncharacterized protein LOC142037784; translation: MSPPAMGWGAAWRWPWGPWGGGCWWPPCPTAPGGWGGPGQRRGQRHPHPWAVERLRHRRRGGDVLRPPHLPHHPARVPAGQPAAGGGGGGAGGGGGRPGGGRRAQEESPGCGGGLLLLAGLGALAAASWFAAAVTREFFDPQHGGARYEPGPGVLLAAGGGALAIVGGAGLLASARGPPERSSPPRPSPPGLGDKYGRNAYV